The Pogona vitticeps strain Pit_001003342236 chromosome 3, PviZW2.1, whole genome shotgun sequence genome includes a window with the following:
- the P2RY1 gene encoding P2Y purinoceptor 1, with protein MTEVLLSAVLNMTETHLLASNVTSNVPGKCSLTKTGFQFYYLPAVYIVVFITGLLGNSVAIWMFIFHMRPWSGISVYMFNLALADFLYVLTLPALIFYYFNQTDWIFGDFMCKLQRFIFHVNLYGSILFLTCISVHRYTGVVYPLKSLGRLKKKNAVYISALVWGIVVIGISPIFFYSGTEVRKVKTMACYDTTSDNYLRSYFIYSMCTTVFLFCIPFILILGCYGLIVKALIYKDLDNSPLRRKSIYLVIIVLAVFAVSYLPFHVMKNLNLRARLDFQTPEMCAFNNRVYATYQVTRGLASLNSCVDPILYFLAGDTFRRRLSRATRKASRRSELNVQSKSEDMTLSILSECKQNGDTSL; from the coding sequence ATGACCGAAGTCCTTCTGTCGGCAGTCCTGAACATGACTGAAACTCACTTGCTGGCTAGCAATGTCACCAGCAATGTTCCTGGGAAATGTTCATTGACTAAAACTGGCTTCCAGTTTTATTATCTGCCTGCTGTCTACATTGTAGTCTTCATCACTGGATTGCTGGGCAACAGTGTGGCTATTTGGATGTTTATCTTCCATATGAGGCCTTGGAGTGGCATCTCTGTTTACATGTTCAACCTGGCACTAGCTGACTTCCTGTACGTCCTGACGCTTCCTGCACTGATCTTCTATTACTTCAATCAAACTGACTGGATCTTTGGAGACTTCATGTGTAAGCTGCAGAGGTTCATCTTCCATGTCAATTTGTACGGAAGCATTTTGTTTCTTACTTGCATCAGTGTGCACAGATATACAGGTGTTGTTTATCCTTTAAAATCCCTGGGGAGACTGAAAAAAAAGAATGCAGTTTATATCAGTGCCCTGGTCTGGGGTATTGTGGTAATTGGGATCTCTCCTATTTTCTTCTACTCCGGAACAGAGGTAAGGAAAGTGAAAACTATGGCATGCTACGACACGACGTCAGATAATTATCTGAGAAGCTACTTCATTTACAGCATGTGCACCACTGTCTTCTTGTTCTGCATCCCATTCATACTGATCCTTGGTTGTTATGGATTAATAGTTAAAGCACTGATTTATAAAGATCTAGACAATTCTCCACTTAGAAGAAAATCAATTTACCTGGTTATTATAGTGTTGGCAGTCTTTGCTGTATCCTATCTTCCTTTTCATGTGATGAAAAACTTGAATCTACGAGCCAGGCTGGATTTTCAGACTCCAGAAATGTGTGCCTTTAACAACAGGGTTTATGCCACTTACCAAGTAACTCGGGGACTTGCGAGTCTCAACAGCTGTGTGGATCCTATTCTGTATTTTTTGGCAGGAGACACATTTCGAAGAAGGCTCTCCAGAGCAACCAGAAAAGCTTCAAGAAGAAGTGAGCTCAACGTGCAGTCCAAAAGTGAGGATATGACTCTCAGTATTTTATCTGAGTGTAAACAGAATGGAGACACAAGCTTGTGA